A single genomic interval of Streptomyces sp. 1222.5 harbors:
- a CDS encoding suppressor of fused domain protein, whose protein sequence is MPVDAALAARAALREHLHQHFPGQVIDELPGAEGPIAERVPDFRVFRVHPNRPGGWWVYVTSGCWAATQQDGHGTEFFLAAPRDEWLNLESVSMNAYYHCGPNHQRLDVGHTVPIGRPWLDDSRCDHYLISLPYPYGPDYEVCAWDDTAHARILWLLPITKAEKDYRREQGLEALESLFDERAIDPVDPQRPSVV, encoded by the coding sequence ATGCCCGTTGACGCCGCCCTCGCAGCACGAGCAGCCCTGCGTGAGCACCTGCACCAGCATTTCCCCGGCCAGGTCATCGATGAACTCCCAGGAGCCGAAGGCCCGATCGCGGAGCGCGTGCCCGACTTTCGTGTGTTCCGGGTACACCCGAACAGGCCGGGCGGCTGGTGGGTCTATGTGACGTCCGGCTGCTGGGCTGCGACCCAGCAGGACGGTCACGGGACGGAGTTCTTCCTCGCAGCACCACGCGATGAGTGGCTGAACCTGGAGAGCGTCTCCATGAACGCCTACTACCACTGCGGACCGAACCACCAGCGACTGGATGTCGGACACACCGTCCCCATCGGCCGGCCGTGGCTGGATGACTCCCGCTGCGACCACTACCTGATCAGCCTGCCCTACCCCTACGGCCCCGACTACGAAGTCTGCGCATGGGACGACACAGCCCACGCGCGGATCCTCTGGCTGCTGCCGATCACCAAGGCCGAGAAGGACTACCGGCGCGAACAGGGCCTTGAGGCGCTCGAGAGCCTCTTCGACGAGCGGGCGATCGACCCGGTCGATCCCCAGCGCCCCTCCGTCGTCTGA
- a CDS encoding STAS domain-containing protein has product MNITTTIDGTTACITPRGDIDFDTLPPLRTAADTLPAHVSDLLWDLSHTPFMDLAGLHLLFTPTLAAPYGRGRRTSVTGLRSQPLRLLLLAADTNPVTFDLARLLPDTPPTDVG; this is encoded by the coding sequence ATGAACATCACCACCACCATCGACGGCACCACTGCCTGTATCACTCCGCGCGGGGACATCGACTTTGACACCCTGCCCCCGCTGCGCACGGCGGCCGACACGCTCCCGGCACACGTGAGCGACCTGCTGTGGGACCTGAGCCACACGCCCTTCATGGACCTCGCAGGCCTTCACCTGCTGTTCACCCCGACCCTGGCAGCGCCTTACGGCCGCGGCCGCCGCACGAGCGTCACGGGCCTGCGCTCACAGCCCCTGCGCCTGCTGCTCCTGGCCGCCGACACGAACCCCGTCACCTTCGACCTCGCCCGTCTCCTGCCCGACACGCCTCCCACCGACGTCGGGTAG
- a CDS encoding GAF domain-containing protein, whose amino-acid sequence MQARYAALAVFDSAGDLTRFFQAGAHGAGSGAVEDCRLGEEGIVQQIADAHQPLRIDDLTAHPVPIGWAPGPGPLRTSLGVPIRTRGQTVGALCLGDKMGLQARPAPFSDEDEELALALGCAAGLAIDNARLFQQTQREQAWQRATAEITADLLSGASPDQALASIEPPGRTQPDEPGPAAEE is encoded by the coding sequence TTGCAAGCCCGCTACGCCGCGCTCGCCGTCTTCGATTCCGCCGGTGATCTCACTCGGTTCTTCCAGGCAGGCGCCCACGGTGCGGGCTCCGGAGCCGTCGAGGACTGCCGCCTGGGAGAGGAAGGCATTGTGCAGCAGATCGCCGACGCCCATCAGCCTTTGCGGATCGACGACCTCACTGCCCACCCAGTCCCTATCGGGTGGGCACCTGGGCCCGGACCGCTGCGTACCTCCCTCGGCGTGCCGATCCGTACCCGCGGGCAGACTGTCGGCGCCCTGTGCCTGGGCGACAAGATGGGCCTGCAGGCCAGGCCGGCACCGTTCAGCGACGAGGACGAGGAGCTCGCTCTGGCCCTGGGCTGTGCTGCTGGGCTGGCCATCGACAACGCCCGGCTGTTCCAGCAGACGCAGCGCGAACAGGCATGGCAGCGCGCCACTGCCGAGATCACCGCCGACCTGCTGAGCGGCGCCAGCCCCGACCAGGCACTCGCCTCGATCGAGCCTCCCGGGCGCACACAGCCCGACGAACCGGGCCCGGCGGCCGAGGAATGA
- a CDS encoding pyridoxamine 5'-phosphate oxidase family protein, whose translation MDRLDQQRCLELLERGGYGRVAERALPAIVPVNYLMDDGIVVVGGSNAHLHQILDGNVAAFDADGTDAASDTAWHVCVTGYAHSATEAEERERWPAALAQRRCSKGRHRVSAARTGIIGTKIHFIS comes from the coding sequence ATGGACCGGCTCGACCAGCAGCGGTGCCTGGAACTGCTCGAGCGGGGCGGCTATGGGCGAGTAGCCGAACGTGCTCTGCCGGCAATCGTGCCCGTGAACTACCTGATGGACGACGGCATCGTGGTCGTCGGCGGTTCGAATGCACACCTGCACCAGATACTCGATGGGAACGTGGCGGCTTTCGACGCCGACGGGACGGATGCGGCGAGCGATACCGCATGGCACGTGTGCGTCACCGGATACGCACACTCTGCCACCGAAGCGGAGGAGCGAGAACGCTGGCCGGCTGCCCTGGCACAGCGTCGCTGCAGCAAGGGCAGACACCGAGTGTCTGCAGCCAGAACCGGAATAATCGGTACTAAAATTCACTTTATTAGTTAA
- a CDS encoding type 1 glutamine amidotransferase domain-containing protein: protein MTQELQGMRVGILATDGVERVELDQPRGALQGAGAKTEIVSLHPGEIQARQFDLNAAGTFPVDRLVADDYHALLLPGGTMNPDRLRMDRDAVQFVRDFMASGKPVASICHGPWTLAEADAVRGRRLTSWPSIRTDLRNAGAEVVADQEVVVDGQLVTSRGPADLPAFCAAVVEQFARAHHPMPG from the coding sequence ATGACACAGGAACTGCAGGGGATGCGGGTGGGGATTCTGGCCACCGACGGCGTCGAGCGCGTGGAACTCGACCAGCCGCGCGGTGCGCTGCAGGGCGCAGGGGCGAAAACCGAGATCGTCTCGCTCCATCCCGGCGAGATCCAGGCCCGCCAGTTCGACCTCAACGCGGCAGGAACCTTCCCCGTGGACCGCCTGGTCGCCGACGACTACCACGCCCTGCTCCTGCCCGGCGGCACCATGAACCCCGACCGGCTGCGCATGGACCGCGACGCGGTGCAGTTCGTCAGGGACTTCATGGCCAGCGGGAAACCGGTCGCATCGATCTGCCACGGGCCGTGGACCCTGGCGGAAGCCGACGCCGTGCGCGGCCGCCGCCTGACGTCCTGGCCCAGCATCCGCACCGACCTGCGCAACGCCGGCGCGGAGGTCGTCGCCGACCAGGAGGTGGTCGTCGACGGGCAGCTCGTCACCAGCCGCGGCCCGGCCGACCTGCCTGCCTTCTGCGCCGCCGTCGTGGAGCAGTTCGCCCGGGCGCACCACCCCATGCCCGGCTGA